In Amycolatopsis endophytica, the following are encoded in one genomic region:
- a CDS encoding ATP-binding cassette domain-containing protein: MSPAKRTDTKTPARQHVADSHDLIRVHGARVNNLKDVSVELPKRRLTVFTGVSGSGKSSLVFGTIAAESQRLINETYSAFVQGFMPTLARPEVDVLDGLTTAIIVDQERMGADPRSTVGTATDANAMLRILFSRLGTPHIGSPQAFSFNVASISGAGAVTIEKAGQKVKERRSFNIIGGMCPRCEGRGQVNDIDLTQIYDENKSLNEGAVTIPGYSMEGWYGRIFRGCGFFDPDKPIKKFTKKQLGDLLYKEATKIKVEGVNLTYLGLVPQIQKSFLSKDVDAMQPHIRAFVERVVTFQTCPDCDGTRLSAEARSSKIEGISIADACAMQISDLAEWVSGLREPSVAPLLTALRHTLDSFVGIGLGYLSLDRRSGTLSGGEAQRTKMIRHLGSSLTDVTYVFDEPTIGLHPHDIQRMNGLLLQLRDKGNTVLVVEHKPEAIAIADHVVDLGPRAGSGGGQVMFEGTVEGLRASDTITGRHLDDRASLKESVREPSGKLEIRGAATHNLRDVDVDIPLGVLVVVTGVAGSGKSSLIHGSVAGRDGVVTVDQTGIRGSRRSNPATYTGLLEPIRKAFAKANGVKPALFSANSEGACPNCNGAGVIYTDLGMMAGVAASCEVCEGKRFQAAVLDYEFGGRNISEVLGMSVAEAGEFFSGGEAKTPAAAKILTHLSDVGLGYLTLGQPLTTLSGGERQRIKLATHMSNSGGVYILDEPTTGLHLADVQQLLGLLDRLVDSGKSVIVIEHHQAVMAHADWIIDLGPGAGHDGGQIVFEGTPAQLAAKRSTLTGEHLADYVGA, translated from the coding sequence ATGAGCCCGGCCAAGAGGACGGACACGAAGACGCCCGCGCGGCAGCACGTGGCCGACAGCCACGACCTGATCCGCGTGCACGGTGCCCGCGTGAACAACCTCAAGGACGTCAGCGTCGAGCTGCCCAAGCGCAGGCTGACCGTCTTCACCGGGGTGTCCGGCTCGGGCAAGAGCTCACTGGTGTTCGGCACCATCGCGGCCGAGTCGCAGCGGCTCATCAACGAGACCTACAGCGCCTTCGTGCAGGGGTTCATGCCGACGCTGGCCCGGCCCGAGGTCGACGTGCTGGACGGTCTGACCACGGCGATCATCGTCGACCAGGAGCGGATGGGCGCCGACCCCCGCTCCACCGTCGGCACCGCCACCGACGCCAACGCGATGCTGCGCATCCTGTTCAGCAGGCTCGGCACACCGCACATCGGCTCGCCCCAGGCGTTCTCGTTCAATGTCGCCTCCATCAGCGGCGCGGGCGCGGTCACCATCGAGAAGGCCGGGCAGAAGGTCAAGGAGCGGCGCAGTTTCAACATCATCGGCGGCATGTGCCCCCGCTGCGAGGGCCGCGGCCAGGTCAACGACATCGACCTCACCCAGATCTACGACGAGAACAAGTCGCTCAACGAGGGCGCCGTCACGATCCCGGGCTACAGCATGGAGGGCTGGTACGGCCGCATCTTCCGCGGCTGCGGCTTCTTCGATCCGGACAAGCCGATCAAGAAGTTCACCAAGAAGCAGCTGGGCGACCTGCTGTACAAGGAAGCGACCAAGATCAAGGTCGAGGGCGTCAACCTGACCTACCTCGGTCTGGTGCCGCAGATCCAGAAGTCGTTCCTGTCCAAGGACGTCGACGCGATGCAGCCGCACATCCGCGCGTTCGTGGAGCGGGTGGTGACCTTCCAGACCTGCCCCGACTGCGACGGCACCCGGCTGTCCGCCGAAGCCCGGTCGTCGAAGATCGAAGGCATCAGCATCGCCGACGCGTGCGCCATGCAGATCAGTGATCTCGCGGAATGGGTGTCCGGCCTGCGGGAGCCGTCGGTCGCGCCGCTGCTCACGGCCCTGCGGCACACGCTCGACTCGTTCGTCGGGATCGGCCTGGGCTACCTCAGCCTCGACCGCCGCTCGGGCACCCTGTCCGGTGGCGAGGCACAGCGGACGAAGATGATCCGGCACCTCGGCTCGTCGCTGACCGACGTCACCTACGTCTTCGACGAGCCGACGATCGGCCTGCACCCGCACGACATCCAGCGCATGAACGGCCTGCTGCTGCAGCTGCGCGACAAGGGCAACACGGTGCTGGTCGTGGAGCACAAGCCGGAGGCGATCGCGATCGCCGACCACGTCGTCGACCTGGGCCCGCGCGCCGGTTCCGGTGGTGGTCAGGTGATGTTCGAGGGCACCGTCGAAGGGCTGCGGGCCAGCGACACGATCACCGGGCGGCACCTGGACGACCGCGCCTCGCTCAAGGAGTCGGTGCGCGAGCCCTCGGGCAAGCTGGAGATCCGCGGCGCGGCCACCCACAACCTGCGCGACGTCGACGTCGACATCCCGTTGGGCGTGCTCGTCGTCGTCACCGGGGTGGCGGGTTCGGGCAAGAGCTCGCTGATCCACGGTTCGGTGGCCGGGCGGGACGGCGTCGTCACGGTCGACCAGACCGGCATCCGCGGCTCCCGCCGCAGCAACCCGGCCACCTACACCGGACTGCTGGAGCCGATCCGCAAGGCGTTCGCCAAGGCCAACGGCGTGAAGCCGGCGTTGTTCAGCGCCAACTCCGAGGGCGCCTGCCCCAACTGCAACGGTGCCGGCGTGATCTACACCGACCTGGGCATGATGGCCGGGGTCGCGGCGTCGTGCGAGGTGTGCGAGGGCAAGCGGTTCCAGGCCGCGGTGCTGGACTACGAGTTCGGCGGCCGGAACATCAGCGAGGTGCTCGGCATGTCGGTCGCGGAGGCGGGCGAGTTCTTCTCCGGCGGCGAGGCGAAGACCCCCGCGGCGGCCAAGATCCTCACCCACCTGTCCGACGTCGGGCTCGGCTACCTGACCCTCGGCCAGCCGCTCACCACGCTGTCCGGCGGTGAGCGGCAGCGCATCAAGCTGGCCACGCACATGTCGAACAGCGGCGGGGTCTACATCCTCGACGAGCCGACCACCGGCCTGCACCTCGCCGACGTGCAACAGCTGCTCGGCCTGCTCGACCGCCTCGTCGACTCCGGCAAGTCGGTGATCGTGATCGAGCACCACCAGGCGGTGATGGCGCACGCGGACTGGATCATCGACCTCGGCCCCG